A stretch of the Pseudomonas helvetica genome encodes the following:
- a CDS encoding GNAT family N-acetyltransferase: protein MSTFRFRRFRQADSTAVSALFRQVYGENYVQPDVYLPSMIGQHNADNRWHSMLALIDECIVGHAALCRDAHSLDHAEFALCLVHPQARGKNIATRLGRELLRRASRLGLKSVSIKQVTHHLYTQQMAQKLGFKNIGLLPDYVPSPFGESHEESVVIGYQMVKGHARPLPQLEWPAACATFMRQLSASFGTRNDTPSQHSLPMQISQHHERVEVVLYQLDKSVQLQLQQLPAHWMISIKLDLSQHSPQNMRRLCAIDFVFTGLMPAPAASGWYALFHRGAKLRPVSFYCPHMQQLHDTLLHRQPESPHRQLPEYPRSSPLPG from the coding sequence ATGAGTACATTCAGGTTTCGACGTTTCAGGCAAGCGGACTCAACCGCTGTCAGTGCGTTGTTTCGCCAGGTGTATGGGGAAAATTATGTACAGCCTGATGTCTATTTGCCGTCGATGATTGGCCAGCACAACGCCGACAACCGATGGCACTCAATGCTGGCGTTGATCGATGAATGCATCGTTGGCCACGCGGCATTGTGCAGGGATGCACATAGCCTGGATCACGCTGAATTCGCCTTGTGCCTCGTACACCCGCAAGCCCGGGGCAAAAACATCGCCACCCGGCTGGGTCGTGAACTGTTGCGGCGGGCGAGCCGACTCGGCCTCAAGAGCGTCTCGATCAAGCAGGTCACCCATCATCTCTACACTCAGCAAATGGCGCAAAAACTCGGTTTCAAAAACATCGGGCTGCTTCCCGACTATGTTCCCTCGCCCTTTGGTGAGTCCCATGAGGAAAGTGTTGTCATTGGCTATCAAATGGTCAAAGGGCATGCACGTCCGTTACCGCAACTGGAATGGCCGGCGGCCTGTGCAACCTTCATGAGGCAACTGTCTGCGTCATTCGGCACCCGAAACGACACGCCATCACAACACTCTTTGCCAATGCAGATCAGCCAGCACCATGAGCGAGTGGAAGTCGTGCTTTATCAGTTGGACAAGAGCGTGCAGTTGCAGCTCCAGCAGCTACCCGCGCACTGGATGATCTCGATCAAGCTTGATCTGTCGCAGCATTCTCCACAGAACATGCGTCGCCTCTGCGCCATCGATTTCGTATTTACCGGGTTGATGCCTGCGCCCGCGGCATCTGGCTGGTATGCATTGTTTCATCGTGGTGCAAAACTGCGGCCTGTGAGTTTCTACTGTCCGCACATGCAGCAACTGCACGACACCTTACTCCACCGGCAGCCAGAGTCGCCTCACCGTCAGTTACCTGAGTATCCGCGCAGCAGCCCGTTGCCCGGCTGA